The following proteins come from a genomic window of Fontisubflavum oceani:
- a CDS encoding DUF1523 family protein, with the protein MRWPRIVFLLVLLLIVGAFFHYTLPQRDIVRITGTEVVREDFTSLNRWFFSNTEDGATASGSRDIRFINAVRVNGDVIVYRNEDTGFGWPPYFKLDTADLQAEATSLVSAEAEPQWVAVTHYGWRMHFPTSYPNAVGMRPVAGPDVTLFPWLNIVILLILAGLIFFAWRIWERFEDRVIDPIVDRTAVRWAKLRDWMAGRRR; encoded by the coding sequence ATGCGCTGGCCGAGAATTGTCTTTCTGCTTGTTCTGCTTCTGATCGTCGGGGCGTTCTTCCACTACACGCTGCCGCAACGTGACATCGTGCGGATTACCGGGACCGAGGTGGTTCGCGAGGATTTCACCTCGCTCAACCGGTGGTTTTTCTCCAATACCGAAGACGGGGCGACCGCTTCCGGCAGCCGGGATATCCGTTTCATCAATGCGGTGCGGGTCAATGGCGATGTGATTGTGTATCGCAACGAGGATACCGGGTTTGGCTGGCCGCCTTACTTCAAGCTCGACACGGCGGATCTGCAGGCCGAGGCGACAAGCCTGGTTTCTGCCGAGGCCGAGCCGCAATGGGTCGCGGTCACCCATTATGGTTGGCGCATGCATTTTCCGACCTCTTATCCCAATGCGGTCGGGATGCGCCCCGTCGCGGGGCCGGATGTGACGCTTTTCCCTTGGCTCAACATCGTGATCCTGTTGATCCTAGCCGGATTGATCTTCTTTGCTTGGCGGATATGGGAACGGTTCGAAGACCGCGTGATCGACCCGATTGTCGATCGCACCGCCGTCCGGTGGGCGAAACTCCGCGATTGGATGGCAGGACGGCGGCGTTAG
- a CDS encoding acetylornithine deacetylase/succinyl-diaminopimelate desuccinylase family protein — MTETSRLYAEITARREDLITLTQDLIRIPTLNPPGRNYREICDYLAARLSDKGFTVEMVRAFGAPADSETYPRWNLVARREGGAPGDCVHFNSHHDVVEVGHGWTTEPFGGEVKDGRIYGRGACDMKGGLAASIIAAEAFLAVHPNFKGAIEISATADEESGGYGGVAYLAEQGYFDPSRVQHVIIPEPLNKDRICLGHRGVWWAEIETQGRIAHGSMPFLGDCAVRHMGAVLAEMERYLFPLLATKHTAMPVVPEGAKQSTLNINAIHGGEPIQDADYTGLPAPCVPDRCKITIDRRFLIEEDIDEVKAEITGMLEKIKAERPNFTYELRDLFEVQPTMTDEDAPVVRTVQAAIEKVLSKQAEFVVSPGTYDQKHIDRIGRLKNCIAYGPGILDLAHQPDEWVGIDDMIDSAKVMALTLEELLL, encoded by the coding sequence ATGACCGAAACCTCACGCCTTTATGCCGAAATAACCGCCCGCCGAGAAGACTTGATCACGTTGACACAAGACCTGATCCGCATCCCGACCCTGAACCCGCCAGGGCGCAACTATCGCGAGATTTGCGACTATCTGGCGGCGCGGCTAAGCGACAAGGGTTTTACGGTCGAGATGGTCCGCGCCTTTGGTGCGCCCGCCGACAGCGAGACCTATCCACGTTGGAACCTCGTCGCCAGACGAGAGGGCGGTGCCCCCGGCGACTGCGTCCATTTCAATTCGCATCATGATGTGGTCGAGGTTGGCCACGGTTGGACAACCGAACCCTTCGGTGGCGAGGTCAAAGACGGGCGCATTTACGGCCGAGGGGCCTGTGACATGAAGGGCGGGCTTGCCGCCTCGATCATTGCCGCCGAGGCTTTCCTCGCGGTCCATCCAAATTTCAAAGGCGCGATCGAGATCAGCGCCACTGCAGATGAAGAATCAGGCGGCTATGGCGGTGTCGCCTATCTGGCCGAGCAGGGGTATTTCGACCCTTCGCGGGTGCAGCATGTGATTATCCCGGAACCGCTCAACAAAGACCGGATCTGCCTCGGCCATCGCGGGGTATGGTGGGCAGAGATCGAGACACAAGGTCGGATTGCCCATGGCTCGATGCCGTTTCTGGGCGATTGTGCCGTGCGCCATATGGGTGCCGTTCTCGCGGAAATGGAGCGCTATCTCTTTCCGCTGCTCGCCACGAAACACACCGCGATGCCGGTCGTGCCGGAGGGGGCCAAGCAATCCACACTCAACATCAATGCCATCCATGGCGGCGAGCCGATCCAAGATGCGGATTACACCGGCCTTCCAGCGCCATGTGTGCCAGATCGCTGCAAGATCACCATCGACCGACGCTTCCTCATAGAAGAAGATATTGATGAGGTGAAAGCCGAAATCACCGGCATGTTGGAGAAGATCAAAGCCGAACGACCGAATTTCACTTATGAATTGCGCGACCTGTTCGAAGTGCAGCCCACGATGACCGATGAGGATGCACCCGTGGTGCGGACCGTCCAAGCCGCAATTGAAAAAGTCCTTTCAAAACAGGCGGAATTTGTCGTTTCGCCCGGCACATATGACCAAAAACACATCGATCGGATTGGGCGTTTGAAGAACTGTATCGCCTATGGCCCGGGCATTTTGGACTTAGCCCATCAACCTGACGAGTGGGTAGGCATCGACGACATGATCGACAGCGCCAAAGTCATGGCGCTGACACTGGAAGAGTTGTTGCTTTAG